ACTGGCCGACTCCGACCTCGCCGGGCTCAAGGCTCCGCACTGATCAGAGTTCGCACTGATCAGAGTTCGAGTCCGTAGAGGGCTGCGGCGTTGGTCGCGGCGAACTTCTGCCGGTCCTCGTCGGTGGCGAAATGCGCGAGGAACGCGGTGATCTCGTCTCGGGTGGGGTGTTGGAAGGGGTAGTCGGTGGAGAAGATGAGCCGGTCGATGGTGGTGACGGTCAGCGCGTACTGCAGGAGCGCCGGGTTGAGCATGCCGGATGCGGTGATGTGGAAGTTCGTGCGGATGTAGTGCCTGACGGGATGCTGCAGGCCGGCGACGCGCGAGAGGCTGTCGGCGCGGTCGAGCCAGAACAGCAGCATCTCGCCCCAGTGGCCGAGGACGATCTGCAGCTCCGGGTGCCGGTCGAAGGTGCCGGCCAGGATGAGCCGGAGGGCGGCGGTGGCGGTGTCGAGGTGCCAGCCCCATCCGAAGGTGGCCAGGCCGAGGTTGGTGACGGCGTCGAAGCCGCGGTACGAGGCGTCGCGGACGGCGTCGGAGGGGATCTGCGGGTGGATGAAGACCGGCTGGCCGAGGCGCGCGGCGGCGGCGAAGAAGTCCTCGTAGACCGGATCGTCGAGGAAGCGCTCGCCGCAGCGGCCGTAGACCATGGTGCCGACGTGTCCCTGCGCGGCGGCCCGGGCGAGTTCGCCGGCGACGTGCTCCGGGGCGGACATCGGCAGCGTCGACAGCGCCCGCAGCCGCGTCGGGTGCTTGCCGACGGCTTCGATCGCCGTGTCGTTCGCGGCGCGGCTGAGCCGCAGGGCCTGGTCGGGCGGCAGCGGATGCGTCCCAGGCGGGGTCAGGGCGAGGATCGAGACGTCGATGCCCTGCTCGTCCATCGCGGCGATCCGGCCGTCCCCCAGGTCCTCCAGCCGCTGCCGGTGGTCGCCCATCTCGTTGAAGGCCAGGCTCTCGTCCGGCCGCGGCAGGGCTGTGAGGGCGGAGGTGAGCTCCGGCATGATCCAGTGTTCTTCGATGGCGATGAGAGTCATGGTGGCCGCCCTTTCCATCGGCGCCGCCGGCGGCTCGGTCGACCGCCGTGCACCGCGATGCTTATCAATTGACAGCAAAGCTAGCCCAGGGCAGAATTCGCTGTCAATTGATAGCGATCACGCGATGGCAATCACGCGGCGACGACGGAGGTCCCGGGCGGATGGACGAGGAACAGACTTCGCGGCTGTTCGAGCTCGCCGACCTGATTCTGGCGGTGGGCCGCCACATCC
This portion of the Catenulispora sp. EB89 genome encodes:
- a CDS encoding amidohydrolase family protein — protein: MTLIAIEEHWIMPELTSALTALPRPDESLAFNEMGDHRQRLEDLGDGRIAAMDEQGIDVSILALTPPGTHPLPPDQALRLSRAANDTAIEAVGKHPTRLRALSTLPMSAPEHVAGELARAAAQGHVGTMVYGRCGERFLDDPVYEDFFAAAARLGQPVFIHPQIPSDAVRDASYRGFDAVTNLGLATFGWGWHLDTATAALRLILAGTFDRHPELQIVLGHWGEMLLFWLDRADSLSRVAGLQHPVRHYIRTNFHITASGMLNPALLQYALTVTTIDRLIFSTDYPFQHPTRDEITAFLAHFATDEDRQKFAATNAAALYGLEL